A single window of Selenomonas sputigena DNA harbors:
- a CDS encoding SLC13 family permease, with product METSTIVAIVIFVAAYALIISEKIHRTIIGICGAMLMILLGIINQETAIHHIDFNTLGLLMGMMVIVNITSETGLFNYLAIWAAKKVKAKPISLLVALSLLTAVCSALLDNVTTVLLTVPITFSITKQLNVDVKPFLIAQILASNIGGTATLIGDPPNIMIGSAVGLQFMDFITNLTAICILIFIVTIALLIVIYGKKLHTTDELREKVMQLDEKSQIVEPRLLKKCLFALAITISLFVLHGQLHLDTATAAMTGAGLLLLISFPQKEAMIAKVLSKVEWLAIFFFAGLFILVGALVETGVIKMLAEEAIKITNGDLTATSMLILWMSAYASAFIDNIPFVATLIPLIQDMGQMGMTNLDPVWWSLALGACLGGNGTLIGASANVVVASMAAQRGKPISFISFMKIALPMMTLSIAISSVYIWLRYL from the coding sequence GTGGAAACAAGCACAATTGTTGCTATCGTGATCTTCGTCGCGGCTTACGCGCTGATCATTTCAGAGAAGATTCACCGCACCATCATTGGTATTTGTGGCGCCATGCTGATGATCCTCCTCGGAATCATCAACCAGGAGACCGCGATTCATCACATTGACTTTAACACCCTCGGACTCCTCATGGGCATGATGGTCATCGTGAACATCACGAGTGAGACCGGACTCTTCAACTACCTCGCAATCTGGGCGGCGAAGAAGGTCAAGGCGAAGCCGATCTCCCTGCTCGTCGCTCTCTCGCTCCTCACGGCCGTCTGCTCGGCGCTTCTTGACAACGTGACGACGGTGCTTCTGACGGTGCCGATCACGTTCAGCATCACGAAGCAGCTCAACGTCGATGTCAAGCCGTTCCTCATCGCGCAGATCCTTGCGTCGAACATCGGCGGCACGGCGACGCTCATCGGCGATCCGCCGAACATCATGATCGGCAGTGCCGTCGGCCTGCAGTTCATGGATTTCATCACGAACCTCACGGCGATCTGTATCCTGATCTTCATCGTGACGATCGCTCTTTTGATCGTGATTTACGGAAAGAAGCTCCACACGACGGACGAGCTGCGCGAGAAGGTCATGCAGCTCGATGAGAAGAGTCAGATCGTCGAGCCGCGTCTCTTGAAGAAGTGCCTGTTCGCGCTCGCTATTACGATCAGCCTCTTCGTGTTGCACGGACAGCTCCACCTCGACACGGCGACCGCCGCCATGACAGGCGCAGGCCTCCTGCTCCTCATCAGTTTCCCACAGAAGGAGGCGATGATCGCGAAGGTCTTGTCGAAGGTCGAATGGCTCGCCATCTTCTTCTTCGCCGGTCTCTTCATCCTCGTCGGCGCACTCGTCGAGACGGGCGTCATCAAGATGCTCGCAGAAGAGGCGATCAAGATCACGAACGGCGATCTCACGGCGACCTCGATGCTCATTCTTTGGATGAGTGCCTACGCTTCGGCGTTCATCGACAACATCCCGTTCGTCGCGACGCTCATTCCGCTGATTCAGGATATGGGGCAGATGGGCATGACGAATCTCGATCCCGTATGGTGGTCTCTCGCCCTGGGCGCCTGCCTCGGCGGCAACGGCACCTTGATCGGCGCCTCGGCGAACGTCGTCGTCGCTTCGATGGCGGCGCAACGCGGCAAGCCGATCTCCTTCATCAGCTTCATGAAGATCGCGCTGCCGATGATGACGCTCTCGATTGCGATTTCGAGCGTCTACATCTGGCTCAGGTATTTGTAA
- the leuS gene encoding leucine--tRNA ligase has translation MERYAPQEIEKKWQEKWQKDDVYKTEIDRTQPEYYVLEMFPYPSGNLHMGHVRNYSIGDVIARFKKMQGCNVLHPMGFDAFGMPAENAAIKHGVKPADWTYSNIENMKRQQMSMGLSYDWSREAVTCRPEYYRWTQWLFELFYKKGLAYKKEASVNWCDTCGTVLANEQVIDGKCWRCDSEVHKKDLSQWFLKITDYADELLADLDKLKGWPERVKTMQENWIGRSEGLEFDIDVPALGEKIAVYTTRADTAYGVTFVALAAEHPLMEKILADNPKAEELRAFADKVKAQSELERTSGESEKEGMFTGLYAVNPFNGRKVELWITNYVLAEYGTGAVMGVPSEDQRDWMFAKKYDLPIIVTLRPKDRELKLEEMTEAYTDKDGILVNSAEFDGMEMHEALVAIVEKAVKEGFGRRKVNYRLRDWLISRQRYWGAPIPVIYCDKCGEQLVPEEELPVKLPEDVNFEQGAVSPLAQSESFVHCTCPKCGGPARRETDTMDTFICSSWYYMRYTDPHNTHKPFAADKVNYWAPVDQYIGGIEHAILHLLYSRFFTKVLRDEKLLDFDEPFQNLLTQGMVIKDGAKMSKSKGNVVSPEEIIQKYGADTARLFILFAAPVERDLEWSDQGVEGAFRFLNRVWRIVAHFEDAIKEGIDDYDHSTLTAEEKSLRRTLHQTIKKVTEDVGERFMFNTAISAVMELVNAFYAFQEKPVHPGLVRELSFALVKMLAPFAPHITEELWSRMEGKGSVHDARWPKFDRAAIVEDEVEIVLQINGKVRDKLTVPANIEPQEMEKLALAQPKVVELTAGKTVVKVICVPKKLVNIVVK, from the coding sequence ATGGAGAGATATGCTCCGCAGGAAATCGAAAAAAAGTGGCAGGAGAAGTGGCAGAAGGATGATGTCTACAAGACGGAGATCGATCGCACGCAGCCTGAATATTATGTGCTGGAGATGTTCCCCTACCCGTCGGGCAATCTGCACATGGGTCATGTGCGCAATTATTCGATCGGCGACGTCATCGCGCGCTTCAAGAAGATGCAAGGCTGCAATGTGCTGCACCCGATGGGCTTTGACGCCTTTGGAATGCCGGCGGAGAACGCTGCGATCAAGCACGGTGTGAAGCCCGCCGACTGGACATATTCCAACATCGAGAACATGAAGCGCCAGCAGATGAGCATGGGGCTTTCCTACGATTGGAGCCGCGAGGCTGTGACCTGTCGTCCCGAGTACTACCGCTGGACGCAGTGGCTCTTTGAGCTTTTCTACAAGAAGGGGCTCGCCTACAAGAAGGAAGCGTCGGTCAACTGGTGCGATACGTGCGGCACGGTGCTCGCGAATGAGCAGGTCATCGACGGTAAATGCTGGCGCTGCGACTCCGAGGTGCACAAGAAGGATCTCTCACAGTGGTTCTTGAAGATCACGGACTATGCGGACGAACTTCTCGCCGATCTCGACAAGCTCAAGGGCTGGCCCGAGCGCGTCAAGACGATGCAGGAGAATTGGATCGGCCGCTCCGAGGGCTTGGAATTTGACATCGACGTGCCCGCGCTCGGCGAGAAGATCGCCGTCTACACGACGCGTGCCGATACGGCGTACGGCGTGACCTTCGTGGCGCTCGCGGCGGAGCACCCTCTGATGGAGAAGATCCTCGCGGATAATCCGAAGGCGGAGGAGCTTCGCGCCTTCGCCGACAAGGTCAAGGCGCAGTCGGAGCTTGAGCGCACGTCGGGCGAGTCGGAAAAAGAGGGCATGTTCACGGGGCTTTACGCCGTCAATCCCTTCAACGGCAGGAAGGTTGAGCTTTGGATCACGAACTACGTCCTCGCCGAGTACGGCACGGGCGCCGTCATGGGCGTGCCGTCGGAGGATCAGCGCGACTGGATGTTTGCGAAGAAGTACGACCTGCCGATCATCGTCACCCTGCGCCCGAAGGATCGTGAGCTAAAGCTTGAAGAAATGACGGAAGCCTATACGGACAAGGACGGCATCCTCGTGAATTCGGCGGAGTTCGACGGCATGGAGATGCACGAGGCGCTCGTGGCAATTGTAGAAAAGGCGGTCAAGGAGGGCTTCGGCAGGCGCAAGGTCAATTATCGCCTGCGCGATTGGCTCATCTCACGCCAGCGCTACTGGGGTGCGCCGATTCCCGTCATCTACTGTGACAAATGCGGCGAGCAGCTCGTTCCCGAAGAGGAATTGCCCGTCAAGCTGCCCGAGGATGTGAACTTCGAGCAAGGCGCCGTTTCCCCTTTGGCGCAGAGCGAATCCTTCGTGCACTGCACATGCCCGAAATGCGGCGGTCCAGCAAGGCGCGAGACGGACACGATGGACACCTTTATCTGCTCGTCGTGGTACTACATGCGCTACACCGATCCGCACAACACGCACAAGCCGTTTGCGGCGGACAAGGTGAACTACTGGGCGCCTGTCGATCAGTATATCGGCGGTATCGAACATGCGATTTTGCATCTTCTCTATTCGCGCTTCTTCACGAAGGTACTGCGCGACGAGAAGCTTCTGGATTTCGATGAACCGTTCCAAAATCTCTTGACACAGGGCATGGTCATCAAGGACGGCGCGAAGATGTCGAAGTCGAAGGGCAACGTCGTCTCCCCCGAGGAGATCATCCAAAAGTATGGCGCCGATACGGCGCGCCTCTTCATTCTCTTCGCCGCGCCTGTCGAGCGTGACTTGGAGTGGAGCGACCAGGGCGTCGAGGGGGCATTCCGCTTTTTGAACCGTGTCTGGCGCATCGTCGCGCATTTCGAGGATGCGATCAAAGAGGGCATTGATGATTACGACCATTCGACGCTGACGGCTGAGGAGAAGTCGCTGCGCCGCACGCTGCACCAGACGATCAAGAAGGTCACGGAGGACGTCGGCGAGCGCTTTATGTTCAACACGGCGATCAGCGCCGTCATGGAACTCGTCAACGCTTTCTATGCGTTCCAGGAAAAGCCGGTTCATCCGGGACTCGTGCGTGAGCTTTCCTTTGCGCTCGTGAAGATGCTCGCGCCCTTTGCGCCGCATATCACGGAGGAGCTTTGGAGCCGCATGGAGGGCAAGGGAAGCGTGCACGATGCAAGGTGGCCGAAGTTTGACCGTGCGGCCATCGTCGAGGACGAGGTCGAGATCGTCCTGCAGATCAACGGCAAGGTGCGCGACAAGCTGACGGTGCCGGCGAATATTGAGCCGCAGGAGATGGAGAAGCTGGCGCTCGCGCAGCCAAAGGTCGTCGAACTCACGGCGGGAAAGACGGTCGTCAAGGTCATCTGCGTGCCGAAGAAGCTCGTCAACATTGTCGTCAAATGA
- a CDS encoding glutamine--tRNA ligase/YqeY domain fusion protein, producing MAEAISSNFIYNIIDEDLKNGKHPEGIHTRFPPEPNGYLHIGHAKSICLNFGTAEKYAGLCNLRFDDTNPTKEDTEYVDSIQEDIKWLGFSWGDRRYYASDYFEKLYEYACALIEQGLAYVDDLTAEEIRAYRGTLTEPGKESPCRNRSVAENLALFERMKAGEFPDGSRVLRAKIDMASPNITMRDPVIYRIAHAVHHRTGDAWCIYPMYDFAHPLSDAIENITHSLCTLEFEDHRPFYDWLLEVLGFDKNTRPRQIEFARLNVTNTITSKRKLRQLVEEGHVRGWDDPRMPTISGLRRRGYTPASIRDFCERIGVAKSNSTVDVAMLEHCVREDLNEHAARVMAVLHPLKVVLTNYPEDKSEELLAENHPTRGGKRYVPFSRELYIEREDFMEEPPKKFFRLRPGGEVRLKHAYIIKCEEVVKDEKGEITELRCSYDPESKSGGSAANRKVKGTLHWVSAKDAMDAEVRLYDYLLKTDDEETTADFIASLNPHSLEVIEGAKVEPSLARTAEGTHYQFLRTGYFVVDKDTRPDRLVFNRVVGLKDSWGKVKG from the coding sequence ATGGCAGAAGCGATATCATCGAATTTCATTTATAACATCATCGACGAGGATCTGAAGAACGGCAAGCATCCCGAGGGCATACATACGCGCTTCCCGCCCGAACCGAACGGCTATCTACACATCGGTCATGCGAAGTCGATCTGCTTGAACTTCGGCACGGCGGAGAAATATGCGGGGCTTTGCAACCTGCGCTTTGACGACACGAATCCGACGAAGGAGGATACGGAGTACGTCGACTCGATCCAAGAGGACATCAAGTGGCTGGGATTTTCTTGGGGTGATCGCCGCTACTATGCGTCGGACTACTTTGAAAAGCTCTACGAGTATGCGTGCGCCCTGATCGAGCAGGGGCTTGCCTACGTCGATGACCTCACGGCGGAGGAGATCCGCGCCTATCGCGGCACGCTGACGGAGCCGGGCAAGGAGAGTCCATGCCGCAATCGCAGTGTCGCGGAAAACCTCGCGCTCTTTGAGCGCATGAAGGCGGGTGAGTTCCCCGACGGCAGCCGCGTGCTGCGTGCCAAGATCGACATGGCGTCGCCGAACATCACGATGCGCGACCCCGTCATCTACCGCATCGCGCACGCCGTGCATCATCGCACGGGGGACGCTTGGTGCATCTATCCGATGTACGACTTCGCGCATCCTCTGTCAGATGCTATTGAAAATATCACGCATTCCCTGTGCACCTTAGAGTTTGAGGATCACCGTCCATTCTACGACTGGCTTCTGGAAGTCCTGGGCTTCGATAAGAATACGCGCCCGCGCCAGATCGAGTTCGCGCGGCTCAACGTCACGAATACGATCACGAGCAAGCGCAAGTTGCGCCAACTCGTCGAGGAAGGGCATGTGCGCGGCTGGGATGATCCGAGGATGCCGACAATCTCGGGGCTTCGGCGGCGCGGCTATACACCGGCTTCAATCCGCGACTTCTGCGAGCGCATCGGCGTCGCGAAGTCGAACAGTACGGTCGACGTGGCAATGCTTGAGCACTGTGTGAGAGAAGACCTCAATGAGCACGCTGCACGCGTCATGGCGGTGCTGCATCCTTTGAAGGTTGTGCTGACGAATTATCCCGAGGACAAGTCGGAGGAACTTTTGGCAGAGAACCATCCGACGCGCGGCGGCAAGCGCTATGTGCCGTTTTCGCGCGAACTTTACATCGAGCGCGAGGATTTCATGGAAGAGCCGCCGAAGAAGTTCTTCCGTCTGCGCCCAGGCGGCGAGGTGCGCTTGAAGCACGCCTACATCATCAAGTGCGAGGAAGTCGTCAAGGATGAAAAGGGCGAGATCACAGAGCTTCGCTGCAGCTATGACCCCGAGTCGAAGTCGGGCGGCAGTGCGGCGAACCGCAAGGTCAAGGGCACGCTGCACTGGGTATCGGCGAAGGATGCCATGGACGCCGAGGTGCGCCTCTACGACTATCTTTTGAAGACGGACGATGAGGAGACGACGGCAGACTTCATTGCGTCCTTGAATCCGCATTCTCTCGAAGTCATCGAGGGGGCGAAGGTCGAGCCGAGTCTTGCGCGTACGGCGGAAGGCACGCACTATCAGTTCCTGCGCACGGGCTACTTCGTCGTGGACAAGGATACGCGTCCCGACAGGCTCGTGTTCAACCGCGTCGTCGGACTCAAGGATTCGTGGGGAAAGGTCAAGGGTTGA